The genomic stretch GTGATAGATActccaaattaaagaaataatcaTTTTCTACCTACCGATAATGATCACACAAAACAAATGGAGATAAGGTATCCTACTATGGAGAGGTATCATATGTGTACTGCAGTACAATAGTTCACATACCCTTCAGGCTATGCCTCTTCTATTACTGTTTAACTGTTGCATCCCAGCCCTACCACCACCTGCAAAGGAATCAGCACAGGAAACATTCTCTAACATCGTCTCCATACTGTTCTGCCAATCGACAACCCTTGAGGTGAATAAACATTAAATTTGAAGGTCTGTCAACCTTAAGAAGTTGTCAATCCTCATGTCCCTATAAATTGGGAGCATTGAAAGTCCATGGTGCTTACCTTGTTGAACTTCAAAGCCAATCCTCCTGTTGAACTCGACTGACTACCTTGCCGGTGTCCCCATACCACTCCACCCTAGATAACCTCCATCGGACTACTGCAACTCTGCATCAGTAATTCAATCAGGCCACATCCCACTGAATTACTGTAGtagcaacaaaaaaaaatgaggTGCTGAAGTTATTGTTTGGTGGATCCTCTGGAGctctttttaattaaaaatgtctATTGTCTAGGTTTTCAGCCACAATTATCTGCGTCAGTAATTCTATCCAACCACACCCCATCAAATTATGAAGCaactaacaaaaaaaaaggaaaaatacttTAACCCCCCTCTATTTGATAGAATTTTGtcccttatttaaaaaataacacttaacccCTCCTTTGATCAAAGTCAAATGTGAAAAAAATTGTAAAAGACAATTATGTCCTTAtgtttttcatattttttgataatattaagAGGAAAAAAACATATTGaattgatgtggaaaataattacatATGATTTCGGGATTGACTCTTTAATTATTGATTAGTTGGATCGATGATGTACACAGgagaaaaatatacataaaaaaatatatataagcatcCAGTGATGGTGCCCTTCGTCACTCACTCGAATTTGTGGTTGATGTTGGTGCATCCGCTCTCGGtgtcttgcaaaacaaagtttatCAGCTGAGGGTTGGCATCATCGATGTTACCCTCTTTGATAATCAAGTTAGTTATGAACTGAGATGTGAGGCTGGCGTGCATGCATGAGAAAGCAAAAGAGATCGAAAAAGACGAAGAAAATTTATCTACgtgtaagaaaagaaaattatacaTTCACCTATTTTCACGGAACCTTATATAATAGTGGACATGGGcggatctaaaattttaaatttaggggGAAGTGAAGAAAATAATTATCACGCATTATATTCGAAGGCTACGCAGCCGAGGTGacgaaaatatatattttaaactgcttaattttattttattcatataattaagtattaatctTTATATATTATTGGAGGTTACATACaatttattgattttaattaGTATAAAAGCAGTCATGCACGTGATGAAATATCAATTAGGACATTGAATTGTCTAGAATTAGTTCAGATATCAACAAAGAAAACGGAAAAAGTAGATGtaaattatcaataaatttaatgtgatttttttctcttaagattatcaaaaaaaaataaggacataattatcttttataatttttttttcacatttgactttggtaagggggttaaatgttattttttaaatataaaagtaTTTTTCCCTAAAAAACTTGCAgtgctaaaattatttttgtttgatgGATCGTCCAGAGTTTTCTTAAGGACGTGCTTTCGGTTACTAGCTACCTCATTGCCACTTCTCATAACTTCGCTATCGTAGTCCTTATTTCATACAAGCTAAGCTGCCTTTGTAGTTTTGTTGCTAAAGACGGAGACATGTGTATGCTCTAGCATTTTCTTGAGACTCTCCAACCCTTCAATCATTTACTGCTTCTAATTTAAACCTCCCCAATGCTTTTCAAAAATGTAGGAGAAAGTGTTCTATTAAGCACCCACGATGTTCAGGCTATTTGTCATATAATTCATTGTGacctaatttatatatatatctttgaTAACTTTATAATGTTTTAGAGACCCTTTCTGATCGAAGTTAGCAATAGGCTACTATCAATAAAATGGACGCTCTCCACTCTAATGATACTTGGGATTCTTTCCTTTCCCTCCAGGAAAGTCAACAGAAGGCTACAAGTGAGCTTTtacaaataaataatcatattttaGTTTGATCTTGTCTTGTAGCTAAGggataaattcaaatttataatGCAGACTATCTTgacattttttttatgataaagtTTACTTTAAGTCACCTTTTTCTCACTTTGATAACTATCTTACCCTTTCATTAGCTTGACATCAAAATTGTCTTCCTTCAGGACCTTCGGGTTGATCTTATTAAGGAGGTTTCATATGCTATCTTACCCTTTCATTAGCTTGACATCAAAATTGTCTTCCTTCAGGACCTTCGGGTTGATCTTATTAAGGAGGTTTATATGAAGTAACCTTTGGAGTTTATTATTCAAGAGAAAAGTAacctagtgtgcaagcttaagaAATCATATATGAACTAAAACAATCACTAAGGActctatttgaaaatttttgcttTGCTCTTCTTTAGTATGGTATGACTAGGAACAAGTAATCACTTAGTATTTCACCTTATTTCTAGTTAGGAAGATTTTTCCTCCTTATGGTCTATATAGGGACTTATCAACATTGATGACACTTCCATTGGGATCACATAAATGAAGTAATTTCATCAACATTTTCAAACTAAAGTTTGGGTGACTTCAGAGCCGTAACTTTCATGAGGCCAGAGAGGCAACTGCCTCAGGGCCCAGCCCAATGAAGGgtccattttttttaattatacctAAAACAAAATGAGAGGCATGGACCCTAAATGGCCGGTAAACCTATTCTCACGGCTTCGAGGCACGCACTGATGCACGACTCTTTTTTGAATGCAATTTCTTCTCTGGTGTTGCTCTTCTTTGCACGTGATTTTTTCTCCAACGTTCTTTTCTACCAATGCATAAATTCACTAAACAAGAGGTAATCCTAATCTTCTTCTTTGACCATCTTCTTCATCTTGCAACACGCGGCACCAATTGTATCCTAATCGTGCAACAACGGTCGTTTGTGCGACCTAATCACGTCGATTCTCACATTGGCTATCTCATGCAACACGGGCTGGTGGTTGGCCTTTGCTCGTGTGACCTAATTGCACAGCGCGGTGGCTGTCGCACGCTACCCCGGTCGCTTGTGCGAACGTCAATCTAATTGCATAGTGGTTACTGCTTGTCGCCTTACTACTACCTACAGCCACCACATTGGTCTCAATATTATAGATTGAGAAAGAAATAATCCGACAATTGGATTATTcagattttataaatattttacctCTAAAATAGCTAGACAAGTAGtgtttataataatatattatttttgatttatttatgtatttagtatatatattatttgaacTTTATCATTATTTATCGTAGTAAAAGAGTTATTTTTTAGTATGTGCTTCAGGCCCCTTCGAATACAGGTACAACTCTAGATGACTTCCCGTACTTCCTTTTTATAGAAGTTGTTCACCTCAGAGAGAGATTTATTGTCACATTATTTGAGAGAAAGTGCAATGCAATAAAATTGTCACTTCATTTGTCACCTCAAGTTCCAACGTTGATGAAGAGATATAAGTTCTCTCTTATGTAGAATTAGTGCTAGTGACGTTTTTTTCTATACACAATGACAATTTGGTACTTGGCAACTGTTTGGAACTTTTTGCTCCATATGACATTGCATTCCACTCATAAATAAAAGATCTTGCATCATAGACAGTCTCAGGCATTCGGCTTCAAGATTGAATATTGTAAAGGTATTATCATCTGTTGACATAACTGCTGGGTCTACATATTTTCAGCAGTTGATAGAGTAAACATCAATGAGGAAAAAAAAACATCAGCAAGTGTACCTGTAGCACATTCAGCTGAGCAGATAATGTGGGTGCTTCAGTTTGGAGAGTTTGCGCCTTCCATTGAAGTTCTGAAATGTATCTCATCTTCCTTTCTTTTAATCTTGCAGCTGATTGTCTATTTGCCAAAATCCTGTAAAACTTGGGTTTGGatcaatgaagggaacaaggcaATTGAATGGAATAAAAAAAAACGACAACTTTATTTGTTATGTGAAACCTCTTTGCACGCCTTAGATCAACAAGAGCCAATTCAGCAAGTTTTGCAGCTGGCATAGCCTTCTTTGTTTCCATAGATGAAGACCCTTCACCCCCATACAGcaaaaactcaggtttgattgcAGTAGATCCATCTAGAGATTGGCTATGTCGATGCCTCATCCTTGGCCTCTCGCTGGAACCGGAGGGAACATCTGGAGCAGGCGATACCTCACAAATGGACAGACTAGAAGAGGTAGCACAAGAGCTGAAGTTTTCAGCATCAACAAACATCGAAGGAAGGTCCTCCCCAGTCTCATCGGACAGTGAAGGCTCATCATGCGACCTCACCACACCAAGGTCGCTACCAAAGCTAAAGTCATCTAGGAGACTCAGGATTTCTGAGTGAGCTCGACGATGGCCAGAATTTTTCGGAGGGCAATCTGGCATCCTGCTGACATCATAGCTGAACCTCTCAGCATCAGACGGCGTAGGGTGACCAAATTGACCAGAATCAAGTggctgagaggaagaagaaaccgaGGGATCGTTTGTAAATCCATAACTGTCCAAAGGCGAGGCAAATAAATATATCTTGAGGGCTGGGACGGCAAACAACCAGCATTTCCACCTCCTGCTCCATCAAATATCAGTGACTTCTCCTTGTCCATACCGGGGATCTAGAAAGC from Zingiber officinale cultivar Zhangliang chromosome 5B, Zo_v1.1, whole genome shotgun sequence encodes the following:
- the LOC121987030 gene encoding probable transcription factor PosF21, which translates into the protein MRPDIASQPMCRRHLSAGVLLLSLSWQVVCRIQVMLGSRQADPAPQLTHSSIFWGRDDSISNATSSPIHPRALPRGQEASPRLVFASRAEEKEYFNARLTPVDFFPFLDHCNVICYLLASIAHPVAHTAPVALLRRNRSIIGIHEHLIFAALERSPDLPSSRDLRSCPATYFQTACSSKRRWKCWLFAVPALKIYLFASPLDSYGFTNDPSVSSSSQPLDSGQFGHPTPSDAERFSYDVSRMPDCPPKNSGHRRAHSEILSLLDDFSFGSDLGVVRSHDEPSLSDETGEDLPSMFVDAENFSSCATSSSLSICEVSPAPDVPSGSSERPRMRHRHSQSLDGSTAIKPEFLLYGGEGSSSMETKKAMPAAKLAELALVDLRRAKRILANRQSAARLKERKMRYISELQWKAQTLQTEAPTLSAQLNVLQSCSSPMEVI